The genomic window CCCCACCTCGGTTCCCAGGACGGACGCGAGCGGGGTCTGCTGAGGCTCGACGACCGTCACGTCGACACCGAGATGCCGGAATCCGGCCGCGAGTTCGCACCCGATGAAACCAGCCCCGATCACCACCGCGTGCGAGCTCGCCCTGGCGTCCTGCCGCACGGCGTCGGCATCGTCGCGAGAACGAAGAACGTGCACGCCGCCGAGATCGGGCAGCGAGGACAGCCTTTTCGGGGTCAGCCCGGTCGCGATGACGAGGTCGTCGTATTTCAGTCGTGATCCGTCGGCGAGTTCGACGCACTTCTCGGCCGGATCGAGGGCCGTCGCGGCCACACCCAACCGCAACTCGATGCGCTGCTCGTCGAAGTACTCCCGTGGTTCGAGCGTGGTGTCCTCGCGCTCGCCGCGAATCACTTCCTTGGACAGAGGAGGCCTGTCGTACGGCAGATGTGGTTCGTCGCCCACCAGCACGAGGTTCCCGTCGTACCCGAGTTTGCGCAATTCCTGCGCGGTGCGCAGCCCAGCGAGACCCGCTCCCACGATCACAATCGTCATGGAAGATCTCTACCAGAAGAACAACTGTTTCCGGGACAGTCACGGTGTCCCTGCGGCGCGTCTACGATCGATGCCATGAGCACTGACCCCAGCTTCGCCGCAGCCGGATCGGCAGCGTTGACCACTACGCAGGGTCGAACGATCATCGCCGACGCCGTGGTCGCGAAAATCGCGGGCATTGCCACACGCGAGATCGACGGCGTGTACGACGTCGGCGGCGGGACCGCCCGTGTCGTCGGCGCTCTGCGCGACCGCATCCCCGGCGCACGGGTCAACCACAGCCAAGGCGTCGCGGTGGAAGTCGGCGAGAAGCAGGCAGCCATCGACATCGGAATCGTCGCGGAGTACGGCGTCGCGCTTCACGAACTGGCAGCCGGGATCCGCCGGAACGTCATCACGGCGGTCGAACGGATGACGGGCTTGGAAGTCACCGAAGTCAACATCACCGTCTACGACGTCATCTTGTTCGACGAGGCGGAGCAGGCCGTCGACACCGACGTTCGACCGCGGGTCCAGTGACCGCCGACTCGCTCGAGCTCGCGGATTCGGTCGCCGAGGCCGTGCTGTCGGTGTCCGGTGTTGCGGCACTGCACGGAGGCGAGTTCGGTGAAGTCGCTACCTACCTTCCCGGAAGGAAGGTCGTCGGCGTACGAATCGACGCCGAGCGTTGCGACATCCATATCAGCGCCGAGTACCCGTGCGATGTCAATGGAGTTGCCTCGGGCGTCCGCGCTGCAGTGAGACCGCTCGTACCCGTGACGGTCGCGGTGACCGTCGAAGACATCGTCGTTCCAGAAAGCTGAGACATGAACTTCACAGTCGTCGGTCTGCTCACCGGATTGCTGCTCGCCCTCGCCGGAATCATCGGTGGGTTCAGCGCATTCGTCCTCGCACTCTTCCTCGGAGCGGTCGGGGTCGCCATCGGCGCCCACCTCGACGGACGACTCGATTTGACGTCGGTGCTGCGTAGCCGCGGCCGTGGCTGATCACGGCGAAGCGACCCCGGTTGCCGGCAGCGGAGCCGGCGACGCGACTGAAGGTGGCGGTCCGGGCACGCTCGTCATCAAGGAACGTGCCATTTCACGTGTCGCTGTAGCTGCTGCGCTGACGGTTCCGGACGTGGTCCGCCAGCTCGGTGGACTGTCGCGGCTGACTGGGCGCGATCTCCCCCGCGCCGATGTCTCGGTCGGCGAGCATTCGGTGTCGGTGAACCTCTACATCGCAGTTCGGTGGCCGACGAAAGTGGCCGACGTCGCACACGGTGTGCACACCGAGGTGGGACGAGTCCTCGACGGGTTCGTCGGTCTTCCTCTGCATCGCTTGAACATCATCGTCGCGGGCACGACACCGAAGGATTCGGTCGAGCACACGTCGGCCGGCGATTCCGTCCGTGCGCTGCGACCTCGTCCGCCGACAGCAAGTCCCGCTGCCGCGTTCATCGCGGTCGTTCTGGCGCTGGCCCTCCTCGGTGTTGCGTTCGTCGCCGGGCGTGAGTTTCTGATCGCGCACGAGACGATCGGCGGGCCGCCATGGATAGGCAATGCCATCGCGTGGATCGCAGACCTGCACTGGGCGCCGTGGATGATCACTGCCGCATCGGCTGCCATTGTCGTCGGCCTGATTCTCGTCGTGTCGGGGCTCTCACCGAGAACCAAGACCCACACCGGCGCCCGGTCACCGGAATCGAAGTCACCGATCGTGTGGCTGCGACCGACCGACGTTGCCCGAATCTGCAGTGACTACGCCGGATCGGTCCCCGGCAGCGAGTCGGCCCGGACGACGGTCACCAAGCGAGCTGTCACAGTAGAAGTTCACCGGACCCCGGGTGGTGACGACGCCGCGGTGACCGAGTCCGTTCGCGACGCCGTGGCACCGACCCTCGCTGCTCTTGCCGACACCAGGAAGGTGCGTGTGCGCGTGCGGGAGAGCAAGAAGTGAAGCGCGCGACGGCGGCATTCGACCGCATCCTCGTCGTAGCGCTCGGTCTCGCGCTCCTCGCAGCGGGATCGTTCGCTCTGGCATGGTACTTCGACGTGCCCCTCGCGTTGAACACTCTGTCGAGGTTCGACCGAGAGGTGTTCGGCGACCTACCGACTCAAATCTGGTGGGAAGGTGCGCTCGCCGGTACTGCTGCGGTGAGCGCGCTGATCGCCCTCGCGTTGCTCATCGGCAATCTGTCGCCGCGTCGAACCGGAACGCTGCAAATTTCGTCCGACGAATCCCTCGCAGTCCGAGTCGATCTCGGGGCGCTGGCACGCGGGGTCGCCGCCGACCTTGCGACGTTCCCCGGCGTCGACTCCGCGCGTGGACGGGCAATCGACGACCGAGGTACCGCGACGCTGGCGGTCACAATGGACACCACGCCCCACATCGACATCGACGCGTTCACCCGCTGCGCTGAGCAGACGGCGGCGTTCGTCGCCGAGTCGATGCAGGGCGGTGCCGTCGCAGTGCGCGTCCAAGTACATGTCGGCGCACGCAGGACTCAGAGCCGAGGATCGACCGGCTCCGAGTCCATCGCGAGCACGGCGAACACCGCTTGATGCACCCGCCACAGAGGCTCTCCGTTCACCGAACGCGTCAGGGCCTCGACGCCGAGCGCGTACTCGCGCAACGCCATCGACTGCTTGTGAGCAAGGTTTCGGTCACGGAGCGCTGTCAGCGCCGCCGCGTCGGTGTAATTCGGACCGTAGATCAGACGTAGGTAGCTCCGACCTCGAACCTTGATACCCGGCTGCACTTTTCCCTTGGGCCCGTTGGCCGCCGGCTTGACCACCATGCCTTCTCCGCCGTTGCCGGTCAGGTCCTCCCACCACGTCGTCGCCGCCGCCACCGACTCCGCGGAAGACAGGTCGACCGACATTCTGCGGGTCGAGGTGAACAGCGTCGGGTCGTGATCGGCGAGCCTGTCCGCGACGGCGAGATGCCACAGGTGCGGCTTCTCCACGTGGACGGCGGTAGAAGTCGCAAGCACTTGGAACGGCGCCAGCAATACCCCATCCAACCCAGTCGTCGGCCAGACGTAACCGCGGTATGCCTCGGTGAATTCGGCCATGTTCGCTGTGCGCTCGTCGTTGATTCGCTGACGCTCCCCCACCTGCAGGCCGCGCGCAGTGGCTCTCTCCAGCAGGGCTGCTTCGGCGCTCAGATCGGCCCGCGCCGCAGCACCGACCGACGCGTACTGACTACGAATCAACCCTCCTGCCTTCGCCGACCACGGCATGAGTTCCGCATCGAGGATCACTCGGTCGGAAGCGAGTTCGTCCCACACTCCCGATCCTTCGAGGACCGCATCGACGCGCCGCACCAACTCCCCGGTGAGGTTCTTCTCGAATACCCTTCGTCCGGTTCGCGTGTAGGCCATGCCTTCGGCGCCGCGGTGGACCACGACGACCACCCGCGAACCCATGTGCTTTTCCTCGCAGATCACCTCGGTCACCCCCACCTTTCGGTAGGCATCGAACGCCTCGGTCGGGTACTCGAGGTACCCCTCCTTCGACGACGACGGCGTGGGC from Rhodococcus sp. P1Y includes these protein-coding regions:
- a CDS encoding Asp23/Gls24 family envelope stress response protein — translated: MSTDPSFAAAGSAALTTTQGRTIIADAVVAKIAGIATREIDGVYDVGGGTARVVGALRDRIPGARVNHSQGVAVEVGEKQAAIDIGIVAEYGVALHELAAGIRRNVITAVERMTGLEVTEVNITVYDVILFDEAEQAVDTDVRPRVQ
- a CDS encoding DUF2273 domain-containing protein, with amino-acid sequence MNFTVVGLLTGLLLALAGIIGGFSAFVLALFLGAVGVAIGAHLDGRLDLTSVLRSRGRG
- a CDS encoding DUF6286 domain-containing Asp23/Gls24 family envelope stress response protein codes for the protein MADHGEATPVAGSGAGDATEGGGPGTLVIKERAISRVAVAAALTVPDVVRQLGGLSRLTGRDLPRADVSVGEHSVSVNLYIAVRWPTKVADVAHGVHTEVGRVLDGFVGLPLHRLNIIVAGTTPKDSVEHTSAGDSVRALRPRPPTASPAAAFIAVVLALALLGVAFVAGREFLIAHETIGGPPWIGNAIAWIADLHWAPWMITAASAAIVVGLILVVSGLSPRTKTHTGARSPESKSPIVWLRPTDVARICSDYAGSVPGSESARTTVTKRAVTVEVHRTPGGDDAAVTESVRDAVAPTLAALADTRKVRVRVRESKK